In one window of Helianthus annuus cultivar XRQ/B chromosome 17, HanXRQr2.0-SUNRISE, whole genome shotgun sequence DNA:
- the LOC118489070 gene encoding transcription initiation factor TFIID subunit 9-like, whose translation MADGEEDLPRDAKIVKTLLKSMGVENYEPRVVHQFLELWYRYVVEVLTDAQVYSEHAGKATIDSDDVKLAIQSKVNFSFSQPPPREVLLELARERNKIPLPRLLSGPGMALPPEADTLISPNYQLAISKKRTNEAVEETEEDEEASDSKQNSSQEQRTDMLQQNTPQRVSFPLGPKRPR comes from the exons ATGGCTGATGGAGAAGAGGACTTGCCAAGGGATGCCAAGATTGTTAAAACATTGCTGAAATCAATGGGTGTTGAAAACTACGAACCTCGTGTTGTGCACCAGTTTCTCGAACTTTGGTACCGTTACGTAGTGGAGGTGCTCACCGATGCGCAGGTGTATTCAGAGCATGCTGGCAAGGCTACTATCGATTCTGATGATGTCAAACTCGCCATTCAGTCTAAAGTCAATTTCAGCTTCTCCCAACCCCCTCCACGAGAG GTTCTTTTAGAATTGGCGAGGGAAAGGAACAAAATTCCGTTGCCAAGGTTACTGAGTGGACCGGGGATGGCGCTGCCTCCAGAGGCAGATACTTTAATCAGTCCAAATTACCAGCTTGCGATTTCGAAGAAACGAACTAATGAAGCTGTTGAAGAAACAGAGGAAGATGAAGAAGCTAGTGATTCTAAGCAGAACTCGTCTCAAGAACAGAGGACTGATATGCTGCAACAAAATACCCCTCAACGAGTTTCCTTTCCACTTGGCCCGAAACGACCAAGGTGA
- the LOC118489072 gene encoding DNA-directed RNA polymerases I and III subunit RPAC2-like: MEHGSYKDQSASTFSLAEDHTLANALRFTLNQDPRVSVCGYSIPHPSEARVNIRVQTTGDPAKEVLKDSCQDLMMICQHVRSTFDQAVADFKNDSGSESE; encoded by the exons ATGGAGCACGGTTCATATAAGGATCAGTCAGCTTCAACATTTTCTTTGGCCGAGGATCATACACTGGCGAACGCTCTAAGATTTACCCTCAACCAAGA TCCAAGAGTTTCAGTCTGCGGATACAGCATTCCTCATCCTTCAGAGGCTCGAGTCAACATAAGAGTCCAGACAACTG GTGATCCCGCAAAAGAAGTACTGAAAGACTCGTGTCAAGATTTGATGATGATATGTCAGCATGTACGGAGCACCTTTGACCAAGCTGTCGCTGATTTTAAAAACGATAGCGGTTCTGAAAGCGAGTAA
- the LOC118489071 gene encoding glycine cleavage system H protein, mitochondrial: protein MALRMWASSTANALRLSSATRPHFSPLSRCFSSVLDGLKYANSHEWVKHEGSVATIGITDHAQDHLGEVVFVDLPETGGSVTKATGFGAVESVKATSDVNSPISGEIVEVNSKLSETPGLINSSPYEDGWMIKVKPSNPSELESLMGAKEYTKFCEEEDAAH from the exons ATGGCTCTTAGAATGTGGGCTTCTTCCACAGCCAATGCTCTAAGGCTATCCTCTGCTACCAGACCCCATTTCTCCCCTCTTTCCAGGTGCTTCTCTTCAG TTTTGGATGGTTTGAAGTATGCAAATTCACATGAATGGGTCAAGCATGAAGGCTCTGTTGCTACTATTGGTATTACTGACCATGCTCAG GACCATCTTGGAGAGGTTGTCTTTGTGGATTTACCAGAAACCGGTGGCTCTGTGACCAAAGCCACCGGTTTTGGAGCAGTAGAAAGTGTCAAAGCCACCAGTGACGTTAACTCCCCAATCTCTGGAGAGATCGTTGAGGTGAACTCGAAGCTGTCCGAGACTCCTGGTTTG ATCAATTCAAGCCCATATGAAGATGGATGGATGATAAAGGTGAAGCCCAGCAACCCATCAGAGCTGGAATCTTTAATGGGTGCAAAAGAGTACACAAAGTTCTGTGAAGAAGAAGATGCTGCTCACTAA